One genomic window of Elaeis guineensis isolate ETL-2024a chromosome 2, EG11, whole genome shotgun sequence includes the following:
- the LOC140855448 gene encoding sister chromatid cohesion protein SCC2-like, whose product MISKQNISFNIHDAPTNLPTSYEDVVKKYQEFERLLRKDTVNYAPYRANAKRKRPTPRSLRDGKGPWDKGEDDEHGEDDNDDWTGGP is encoded by the exons ATGATATCTAAACAAAATATTTCCTTCAACATCCATGATGCTCCAACCAATTTGCCTACTTCCTATGAAGATGTGGTTAAAAAGTACCAG GAGTTTGAGAGGTTGCTTAGGAAAGATACTGTAAATTATGCTCCATACAGAGCTAATGCCAAGAGGAAACGCCCTACTCCAAGAAGTTTGAGAGATGGAAAAGGACCGTGGGATAAAGGTGAAGATGATGAGCATGGAGAAGATGATAATGATGATTGGACAGGAGGACCATGA